The following proteins are encoded in a genomic region of Acidobacteriota bacterium:
- a CDS encoding starvation-sensing protein RspA, giving the protein MKRRDALRSLSLAGGASLLAAKESLAETLAPNPAYTQAVKGTGPVKIRDIKTILTAPNRIRLVVVKIETTEPGLVGWGCATFTQRALVVQTALEKYLRPFLIGRNVDEIEDIWQSSYVSSYWRNGPVLFNAMSGVDIALWDIKGKRAGMPVYQLLGGKVRHGADCYFHAAGKDFAELGERVKGAIEQGFRHVRIQSGVEGMATYGAGGPNRGTGAAGAASPEAIGPTNPQAIWESAKYARMVPRMFEAMRKQFGEDIEFLHDVHERVTLQQGIQICKEVEQYKPFFIEDPFPPEDNDHFKLLRNQCNTPIAMGELFNTQHEYLPLIKDRLIDFIRIHISQIGGLSPARKVAALSEYFGVRSAWHGPGDASPLAHAAQLALELSSYNFGVHEGSGFPKETQEVFKGCPEVKNGYMLAQEKPGLGIDFDEALAAKFQVVDSPPNFDYSWGTTRRKDGTVIRP; this is encoded by the coding sequence ATGAAACGTCGTGACGCCTTACGTTCGCTCTCGCTGGCGGGCGGAGCCTCGTTGCTCGCCGCCAAAGAATCACTGGCCGAAACGCTCGCGCCGAATCCGGCTTACACCCAAGCCGTCAAAGGCACCGGGCCAGTCAAAATCCGTGACATCAAAACGATTCTGACCGCGCCCAATCGCATCCGCCTGGTCGTCGTCAAAATCGAAACCACTGAGCCGGGCCTGGTCGGCTGGGGTTGTGCGACATTTACGCAACGTGCGTTGGTCGTGCAAACGGCGCTTGAGAAATACCTGCGCCCCTTCCTGATTGGCCGCAACGTGGACGAAATCGAAGACATCTGGCAGTCGTCGTATGTGTCTTCGTATTGGCGCAACGGCCCGGTGCTCTTCAATGCGATGAGCGGCGTGGACATTGCGCTCTGGGACATCAAAGGCAAACGTGCCGGGATGCCGGTTTATCAACTGCTCGGCGGCAAAGTGCGGCACGGCGCCGATTGCTATTTCCACGCGGCGGGCAAGGATTTCGCCGAATTGGGCGAGCGCGTCAAAGGCGCAATCGAGCAGGGCTTCCGCCACGTGCGCATCCAATCCGGCGTCGAGGGCATGGCGACATATGGCGCGGGCGGCCCGAATCGCGGCACGGGCGCAGCAGGTGCCGCCAGCCCTGAGGCCATTGGCCCAACCAACCCGCAAGCGATTTGGGAGTCGGCGAAATACGCGCGCATGGTGCCGCGTATGTTCGAGGCCATGCGCAAGCAGTTCGGCGAAGACATCGAATTCCTGCACGACGTACACGAGCGCGTGACGCTGCAACAGGGCATTCAGATTTGCAAAGAGGTCGAGCAATACAAACCCTTTTTCATCGAAGACCCGTTCCCGCCCGAAGACAACGATCATTTCAAACTGTTGCGCAACCAGTGCAACACGCCGATTGCGATGGGCGAGTTGTTCAACACGCAGCACGAATACCTGCCGCTGATCAAAGACCGGCTGATTGATTTCATTCGCATCCACATCTCGCAAATCGGCGGCTTGAGTCCGGCCCGCAAGGTCGCGGCCTTAAGCGAATACTTCGGCGTGCGCAGCGCCTGGCACGGCCCCGGCGATGCTTCGCCGCTGGCACACGCGGCGCAACTGGCGCTTGAATTGTCGAGCTACAACTTCGGTGTGCACGAAGGCAGCGGCTTCCCGAAAGAAACGCAGGAAGTTTTCAAAGGCTGTCCCGAAGTCAAGAACGGTTACATGCTGGCGCAGGAGAAGCCGGGCTTGGGCATTGATTTTGATGAGGCGCTGGCGGCGAAATTCCAGGTGGTGGATAGCCCGCCGAATTTCGATTATTCGTGGGGCACGACGCGCCGCAAAGACGGCACGGTGATTCGGCCCTAA
- a CDS encoding Gfo/Idh/MocA family oxidoreductase, producing the protein MKRREFIRQSMQSATTVALTAASYQRILGANDRVRLALIGCGGRGSEVASHMRKVPGAEYVAVCDVYAPNVAQAKTLLNPAATGFGDFRRVLESKDIDAVHVATPDHWHAAITVLACRAGKDVYVEKPLALTIRQGRQMVEAARQYKRVVQTGMQQRSAPHYREVERIIQAGELGEVRFVRVWNYSNLTPNGIGNVPDAPVPEGLDWDMYLGPAPQRPFNRSRFLSTFRWFWDYAGGTITDYGTHRFDTVQQIMHVSAPKTVSATGARFTLKDNGEMPDVLQATYEYDGFVLSYEAVNLNAHGLGGRTPGFEVYNQRGQDDRPHGEAYYGTNGALFCDRIGFEIYPEPVKAAQTRKERSKPVDAYRMSAKRVQAEDATALHTANFIECVRSRKAPNAEVEIGHRSTTVPHLGNIAYKTGRKLVWDAVKEDFVNDAEASKLLSRAARKPWDLI; encoded by the coding sequence ATGAAACGACGAGAATTCATCAGGCAGTCAATGCAGAGTGCTACGACGGTCGCGCTGACCGCCGCTTCTTACCAACGCATCCTCGGTGCCAACGACCGCGTTCGCCTTGCTTTGATCGGTTGCGGCGGGCGTGGCTCAGAAGTCGCCTCGCACATGCGCAAAGTGCCGGGCGCGGAATACGTCGCGGTTTGCGATGTCTACGCGCCCAACGTTGCCCAGGCCAAAACGCTGCTGAATCCGGCGGCGACAGGGTTCGGCGACTTCCGGCGTGTGCTCGAAAGCAAAGACATTGATGCGGTGCACGTCGCCACGCCCGATCATTGGCACGCGGCGATTACGGTGCTGGCCTGCCGCGCGGGTAAGGATGTTTATGTTGAAAAGCCGTTGGCGCTTACCATTCGGCAAGGTCGGCAAATGGTCGAGGCCGCGCGCCAATACAAGCGCGTCGTGCAAACCGGCATGCAGCAACGCTCCGCGCCGCATTACCGCGAAGTCGAGCGCATCATTCAAGCCGGCGAACTGGGCGAAGTGCGCTTCGTGCGCGTGTGGAATTACAGCAACCTGACGCCCAACGGCATCGGCAATGTGCCCGATGCACCCGTGCCCGAAGGTTTGGATTGGGACATGTATCTTGGCCCCGCGCCCCAGCGTCCGTTCAATCGCAGCCGTTTCCTGAGCACCTTCCGCTGGTTTTGGGATTACGCGGGCGGGACGATCACGGATTACGGCACGCACCGCTTCGATACCGTGCAACAGATCATGCACGTGAGCGCGCCGAAAACCGTCTCGGCCACCGGCGCGCGCTTCACGCTCAAAGACAACGGCGAGATGCCCGATGTGTTGCAGGCAACGTATGAATACGACGGCTTCGTGCTGAGTTACGAAGCGGTCAATCTCAACGCGCACGGCTTGGGCGGACGCACGCCGGGCTTTGAGGTTTACAATCAGCGCGGGCAGGACGACCGCCCGCATGGCGAAGCGTATTACGGTACGAACGGCGCGCTCTTTTGCGACCGCATCGGCTTTGAGATTTATCCTGAGCCGGTCAAAGCCGCGCAGACGCGCAAAGAACGCAGCAAGCCGGTTGACGCTTACCGCATGTCGGCCAAGCGCGTGCAAGCCGAAGACGCGACGGCGTTGCATACGGCCAACTTCATCGAATGCGTGCGTTCGCGCAAAGCGCCCAATGCCGAAGTCGAAATCGGCCATCGTTCGACCACCGTGCCGCATCTGGGCAACATCGCTTACAAGACCGGCAGGAAGCTGGTGTGGGACGCTGTAAAAGAAGATTTTGTGAATGACGCCGAAGCGTCAAAGCTGCTCAGCCGCGCGGCGCGCAAGCCGTGGGATTTGATCTAA
- a CDS encoding Uma2 family endonuclease yields MVAEYLPVPRMKHSLEEYYAMLEASDRRWEFWNGEFVCMSGGSPAHAMICNRVSYALNKRLAGGGCEVFGSDMAIKTPSLPPFRYPDLSVVCGKPVFGKVDKFHVLVNPLVLIEVLSTGTEHLDREPKRLAYQAIPSVQEYLLIAQNIPHVTRFVRKGRRWQRFEYGSLTAVVELSSLECELPLSEVYRGIEFK; encoded by the coding sequence ATGGTTGCTGAGTATTTGCCCGTGCCGCGTATGAAGCATTCGCTGGAAGAGTATTACGCCATGCTCGAAGCGTCAGACCGGCGCTGGGAGTTTTGGAATGGCGAATTTGTCTGCATGTCGGGCGGTTCGCCAGCGCATGCGATGATTTGTAATCGTGTTTCCTACGCACTCAACAAACGGTTGGCGGGCGGTGGCTGCGAGGTTTTCGGTTCGGATATGGCAATCAAAACGCCGAGCCTGCCGCCCTTTCGTTATCCCGATCTGAGCGTCGTCTGTGGCAAGCCGGTGTTTGGGAAAGTGGACAAGTTCCATGTGCTGGTCAACCCGCTCGTTCTCATTGAAGTGCTTTCGACTGGCACAGAGCATTTAGACCGCGAGCCAAAGCGGCTGGCTTATCAAGCGATACCCTCGGTGCAGGAATATCTGCTGATCGCGCAAAACATCCCGCACGTCACGCGCTTCGTGCGCAAAGGCAGGCGGTGGCAGCGGTTTGAATACGGCAGTCTGACTGCCGTGGTGGAATTGTCTTCGCTTGAATGCGAGTTGCCGTTAAGCGAGGTTTATCGCGGCATCGAATTCAAGTGA
- a CDS encoding cytochrome c3 family protein, which translates to MTGIPQETIRQLKRYVALLSLVATAAFLTVPDFSGQAASEHGKASATPKPVATATVRPVVTPTPKPSPTATPRPSPTATPRPSPTATPTPTPVPVGNSLVVLGYNDLGMHCMNQDFSELVILPPYNTLHAQVIDRSGEEPRVVSSGVTVQYSIPGNTRSSTKTNFWLFASYLFGVNLPNDIGLTGNGLSGTMQPTGNRDWAVTGIPITPMTDSGVENPYQLANIKVLRSGQQLAQTQAVVPVSWEISCNICHNTPGVGPAIDILRKHDLRHNTQLEMHRPVLCASCHADNALGAPGQTGVSNLSQAMHSSHANRMSQANLGNSCYACHPGQRTQCLRDVHFTKGMDCNSCHTSMAAVGNPNRRPWVDEPRCADCHNKAGHEYEQPNTLYRNSSGHGNVQCAACHGSPHAITPTVQPADNVQAIQWQGYPGTINKCTVCHKQQPGESFPHRRDT; encoded by the coding sequence ATGACAGGCATTCCGCAGGAAACGATTCGACAGCTAAAGAGATATGTCGCGCTGTTGTCTTTGGTCGCAACGGCGGCGTTTCTCACGGTTCCCGATTTCTCAGGTCAGGCGGCGAGTGAGCATGGCAAAGCCTCGGCGACGCCCAAACCCGTGGCCACCGCGACGGTCAGACCCGTCGTGACGCCTACGCCAAAACCCAGTCCCACGGCGACGCCCAGACCGAGTCCCACCGCCACACCTCGTCCCAGTCCCACCGCTACGCCGACGCCGACGCCCGTGCCGGTGGGCAATTCGCTGGTCGTGTTGGGCTACAACGATCTGGGCATGCATTGCATGAATCAGGACTTTTCCGAATTGGTGATTTTGCCGCCTTACAACACGCTGCACGCGCAAGTGATTGATCGTTCCGGTGAGGAACCGCGCGTCGTTTCGAGCGGCGTGACGGTGCAATACAGCATTCCCGGCAACACACGCTCTTCGACCAAGACTAACTTCTGGCTCTTTGCGTCGTACCTGTTCGGCGTCAATTTGCCCAATGACATCGGGCTGACCGGCAATGGCCTCTCCGGCACGATGCAACCGACTGGCAATCGCGACTGGGCTGTGACCGGCATCCCCATTACGCCCATGACCGACAGCGGCGTCGAGAATCCGTATCAACTTGCCAATATCAAAGTGCTGCGTTCCGGCCAGCAACTGGCGCAGACCCAAGCCGTCGTGCCCGTCTCGTGGGAGATCAGTTGCAACATCTGCCACAATACGCCCGGCGTAGGGCCGGCGATAGACATCCTGCGCAAACACGACTTGCGGCATAACACGCAATTGGAAATGCATCGGCCCGTCTTGTGCGCCAGTTGTCACGCCGATAATGCGTTGGGCGCGCCCGGCCAAACGGGCGTATCCAACCTTTCGCAGGCGATGCACAGTTCGCACGCTAACCGCATGAGCCAGGCGAACCTGGGCAACTCCTGTTACGCCTGCCATCCGGGCCAGCGCACGCAATGTTTGCGCGACGTGCATTTCACCAAAGGCATGGATTGCAACAGTTGCCACACTTCGATGGCCGCCGTCGGCAATCCGAATCGCCGCCCCTGGGTGGACGAGCCGCGCTGCGCCGATTGCCACAACAAAGCCGGGCATGAATACGAACAGCCGAATACGCTGTACCGCAACTCAAGCGGCCACGGCAATGTGCAATGCGCCGCTTGCCACGGCAGCCCGCATGCGATCACGCCGACCGTTCAACCTGCTGACAACGTCCAGGCTATTCAGTGGCAAGGCTATCCGGGCACGATCAACAAATGCACGGTCTGTCATAAACAACAACCGGGCGAAAGTTTTCCGCACCGGCGGGACACATAA